Below is a window of Lacrimispora xylanolytica DNA.
GAGAAGGATTTAACTGGAGTGATACCGGTGAAGACACCGAAGAAGCCGAGGAAATCTGAGGATAAAACTGTTATGCTGCTGTGGCTAAAAGGCCGGGTTGCCATAAGGAAACGAGAGGGAACCGGGCTTTTGGCTTCTCTGTATGAATTTCCTAATGCAGAGGGTCACCTTGATGAAGCTCAGCTTCTTTCCTATTTACAGGTAAAGGAAGGAAACATTAAAGAGCTTCCTCCTTCCAGACATATATTCAGCCACGTGGAATGGAATATGACGGCATACCGAATTGAGTTAGAAGAAATGCCAGGCGGTGACTATTTATGGGTCACTCCGGAAGAAATCAAAAAAACTTATTCTCTGCCAGGTGCTTTTAAGGCGTATACAAAGTTGGTCAGGTGATTATAATGAAAAAGATGCTTTTTATATTTAATCCGCGATCCGGCAAGGCGCAGATCAAAAACAAATTAATGGAAATTCTTGATATCTTTACGAAAGCAGGGTATGAGCTTCAGGTGCATGTGACCCAGGGGCCGAAAGATGCATCCGAGGCGGCAGCCGCCTTTGGAAAATCAATGGACCTGGTGGTTTGCAGCGGTGGGGATGGCACTTTAAATGAGACCATCAACGGACTGATGAAGCTTGATAAGATTCCAAGGCTTGGTTATATACCTGCTGGTTCCACCAATGATTTTGCTTCCAGTCTTAAGATATCAAAAAACATGATAACGGCTGCCAGAACGGTTGTTTCAGGTGTACCTTACCCCATTGATATTGGCTGCTTCTGCAGGGACAGGCACTTTGTGTACATTGCAGCTTTTGGGGCGTTTACTGAAGTTGCCTATTTAACACCTCAGGATTTTAAAAATGTTCTGGGACACCAGGCATATATCATGGAGGGAATGAAAAGTCTTGCTTCCATCAAGTCTTATGTACTTCGTGTCGAATGCGATTCTACCGTTTTAGAGGGGGATTTTATCTTCGGCATGATTACCAATACCATAAGCGTTGGAGGCTTTAAAGGGCTGGTCACACAGGATGTGGCTTTAAATGACGGAGAGTTTGAGGTTCTTTTGATCCGAACTCCCAAAACACCTCTTGATTTTACCAATATCATTAATTATATGTTTCTCAAAGAAGAACCTAACGAATACGTCCACAAGCTACGGACTAGTTGTATCAAGATATTCCCTGAAGAGCCCATCGACTGGGTCCTTGATGGTGAGTTTGGAGGATCCAGAAGGGAAGTTGAAATTTTTAATTTGAAGAAACAAATCCGGATTTTGAGAAATCCGCAAAAAAAGCAATAATTCTGCTTTTACAAAAGAAATATGTTGAAATATGAAGCATGGTAGTATATAATGAAATGTTGTGTGGGCTTTATGTATACTTCTTAGCGAAAGGACGTTATTAAGTGGAAAAGGAAAATTTTTTAGAGAAGCTGGGTAAGCTTGTCGATCTTGCAAAAACAAAGCAGAATGCTTTGGACGTAACGGAGATTAATAACTTCTTCATAGGAGAAGAGTTGACTGCAGAGCAGATGGATCAGATTTATACGTACCTGGAGAACCGCGGCGTTGACGTGGTCCCGGTCATTGACGATTCCGTTTTGGCTGATGATGTGCTCATGTCAGAAGATCTTCTTTTAGACGATGATATTGATGATGGCTTCATAAAGGACATCGATGAAGAAGATATCGACCTTGACGCTATTGATTTGCTTGAAGGCATCGGCACAGAGGACCCTGTCCGCATGTATTTAAAGGAAATCGGTACAGTACCACTTTTAAACGCAGAGGAAGAACTGCGCCTTGCTAAGAGAAAAGCTGATGGCGACGATGACGCCAAAGAACGTTTAATCGAAGCAAATTTACGTCTTGTGGTCAGTATTGCAAAGCGCTATACGGGCCGCGGAATGAGTTTTCTTGATTTGGTTCAGGAAGGAAACCTGGGTCTTATTAAGGGCGTTGAAAAGTTTGACTATACCAAAGGTTATAAATTAAGTACATATGCTACTTGGTGGATACGTCAGTCTGTAACCAGAGCGCTTGCAGACCAGGCAAGAACGATCCGAGTGCCTGTGCATATGGTTGAGACCATTAATAAAATGTCCAAGATGCAGAGAAAACTTACTCTGGAACTGGGATATGAACCATCGGTGGCTGAACTTGCGGAAGCATTGGACATGACTGAGGATAAGGTCATGGAGATCATGCAGATCGCCAGAGAACCTGCTTCCCTGGAAACACCAATTGGTGAAGAGGACGATTCAAACCTTGGGGACTTTGTAGCGGACAACAATGTGGTAACTCCGGAAGGCAACGTAGAATCCGTGATGTTAAGAGAACATATCGATGCCCTTCTCGGCGATTTAAAAGAGAGAGAGCGTCAGGTTATTGTGCTTCGTTTTGGTCTGGAAGACGGCCATCCACGTACATTGGAAGAAGTGGGAAAAGAATTTAATGTTACCCGAGAGCGCATTAGACAGATTGAGGCAAAGGCTCTTAGAAAGTTAAGGAATCCTGTACGCAGCAAGCGTATTCGGGACTTCTTATAAGAAGCAAAAGGCGTAGCAGAAAGATTCTACGCCTTTTTTGCATTTTTCGTACATTGTTTTCGTATGGCGAAGGGAGACGTTATGAACCGTAGAAATTATCAGAAGGAACTTGATCAGATCATTGCGGAACTGGAAGAGGAAAAGAAGGTTCCAAGACTTTTGATACATAGCTGTTGTGCACCCTGCAGCAGTTATGTACTGGAGTATTTATCCCAGTATTTTGCTATAACGATTTATTTTTATAATCCCAATATTTACCCACCGGAAGAATACTTAAGGCGGGTAGAGGAACAGGAGCGCCTTGTTGTCGGTATGGACTTTATACACCCGGTAACAATCGTAAATGGCGCCTATGAGCCTCAGGAGTTCTACCAGATCATAAAGGGTTATGAGAAGGAGCCAGAGGGTGGAGAACGGTGTTTTCGCTGCTATGAGCTGCGCCTCCAGGAGGCGGCTAAAATTGCTCAGGCAGAACATTTTGATTACTACACTACCACACTGTCCATCAGCCCTTTAAAGAATGCAGATAAGTTAAATGAAATTGGTGAAAAGCTAGCCAGGGAATACCGGGTTTCTTACCTTCCATCCGACTTTAAAAAGAAGAATGGTTATAAACGTTCGGTGGAATTGTCAAAGGAACACGGGCTATACCGCCAGGATTACTGCGGCTGTATATTTTCCCAGCGAAAGGAAGATTGACCGCCTTGCAAAATAAAAAAGACATGCCGGGTTTGGCTTGACACAAACTTGATATTGTAATAAAATTAACAGCAAGGAGTATATAAAATTGAGGATAAAGGAGAGAACGATATGTTATCTAAAACACTGACTGTAATAAATCCATCCGGACTTCACTTAAGACCAGCAGGAGTTCTGTCTCAGACAGCTATGAAGTTTAAATCTGATATAATTGTTGAGTATGGCGAGAAGAGAATTGTTGCAAAGAGCGTATTAAACGTTATGGCAGCAGGAATTAAAAGTGGTGCTGAAATCACTTTAATCTGTGATGGCGAAGATGAAGAAGCAGCTATGCAGACTATGACTGAGGCAATTGAAAGCGGCCTTGGCGAGATGTAATCGTATCGTTTGGCTTATTAAGAAACGGGCAAAAGCT
It encodes the following:
- a CDS encoding HPr family phosphocarrier protein produces the protein MLSKTLTVINPSGLHLRPAGVLSQTAMKFKSDIIVEYGEKRIVAKSVLNVMAAGIKSGAEITLICDGEDEEAAMQTMTEAIESGLGEM
- the rpoD gene encoding RNA polymerase sigma factor RpoD, which produces MEKENFLEKLGKLVDLAKTKQNALDVTEINNFFIGEELTAEQMDQIYTYLENRGVDVVPVIDDSVLADDVLMSEDLLLDDDIDDGFIKDIDEEDIDLDAIDLLEGIGTEDPVRMYLKEIGTVPLLNAEEELRLAKRKADGDDDAKERLIEANLRLVVSIAKRYTGRGMSFLDLVQEGNLGLIKGVEKFDYTKGYKLSTYATWWIRQSVTRALADQARTIRVPVHMVETINKMSKMQRKLTLELGYEPSVAELAEALDMTEDKVMEIMQIAREPASLETPIGEEDDSNLGDFVADNNVVTPEGNVESVMLREHIDALLGDLKERERQVIVLRFGLEDGHPRTLEEVGKEFNVTRERIRQIEAKALRKLRNPVRSKRIRDFL
- a CDS encoding diacylglycerol/lipid kinase family protein, with the translated sequence MKKMLFIFNPRSGKAQIKNKLMEILDIFTKAGYELQVHVTQGPKDASEAAAAFGKSMDLVVCSGGDGTLNETINGLMKLDKIPRLGYIPAGSTNDFASSLKISKNMITAARTVVSGVPYPIDIGCFCRDRHFVYIAAFGAFTEVAYLTPQDFKNVLGHQAYIMEGMKSLASIKSYVLRVECDSTVLEGDFIFGMITNTISVGGFKGLVTQDVALNDGEFEVLLIRTPKTPLDFTNIINYMFLKEEPNEYVHKLRTSCIKIFPEEPIDWVLDGEFGGSRREVEIFNLKKQIRILRNPQKKQ
- a CDS encoding epoxyqueuosine reductase QueH, with translation MNRRNYQKELDQIIAELEEEKKVPRLLIHSCCAPCSSYVLEYLSQYFAITIYFYNPNIYPPEEYLRRVEEQERLVVGMDFIHPVTIVNGAYEPQEFYQIIKGYEKEPEGGERCFRCYELRLQEAAKIAQAEHFDYYTTTLSISPLKNADKLNEIGEKLAREYRVSYLPSDFKKKNGYKRSVELSKEHGLYRQDYCGCIFSQRKED